A genomic segment from Nymphalis io chromosome 15, ilAglIoxx1.1, whole genome shotgun sequence encodes:
- the LOC126773784 gene encoding uncharacterized protein LOC126773784, protein MENKNTPSNKKIISNQQEKSIRQVDYDSIGESSARSPKKLYLEIFQKGSSCKHPSQKLLVSIEPKTPAIKTIFLAEKNKFQSKKHSTKAGSRLALGDHLSVTKHYSDNDSNTLNSAESINYLYRSRTRSEIIPNKASTTTARGEGSTTGISKCINTDSSSICPSYYKNNSKQRFAEKCYVYTQPQFTMTIPKVSNTFQSNNKRANKTDIGTFVITNSSSQDILTSTENINNLNKRLEQLEKKVLKQQMLFRSIDLNISLSSSDEDSKDRTMKKTSSQGRPGCSYVEYSQIPETSAFQRYTQQPAPLSASKATTIQKEHNSEQYGRDFTLYDGITARGRRQCASVPCKRDDGPRIAADRVHKIRHKLNPVRDYRLMDTVHYLAQGEFAPRDDGIKLTPSREAVLSDIIWEDVCRTHWPNTRLARRLAHPERYGPKSELQRLIDSLLKERVAHVERRRRRHYRIVKLNHRHENCRPMGKTGDIIVASHKNKPCHDDDIVHGHTSTKTSMQEGRHQKVSSPCKAHKSHDRVVLPETRHRQQFRQEDCSPGPSYSTRHSRPNREPTCCYHTSSPSNQIRNSKRVSSSTQESIMQGLTSDSSNTNGKVRQKNPRLVVTKNSSRKKYKNEEPNLEHFILLPTLVVKTPSNMKRQKKFNELYHRILNVQLNKANAAVNKEEEDSN, encoded by the exons atggaaaataaaaatactccatcaaataaaaaaataatatctaatcaacaagaaaaatcaatacgtcaagTCGATTACGATTCTATTGGGGAATCTTCAGCACGTTCACCTAAAAAGTTATATCTAG aaatatttcaaaaaggGTCCTCTTGTAAGCATCCATCCCAAAAATTACTTGTGTCTATAGAACCAAAGACTCCAGCGATCAAAACTATCTTTTTAGCCgaaaagaataaatttcaatcaaagAAG cacTCTACTAAAGCAGGTTCACGGCTTGCTCTAGGTGATCACTTATCAGTTACAAAAC attatagCGACAATGATTCCAATACGTTGAATTCAGCtgaatctataaattatttatacagaaGTCGCACAAGAAGCGAAATTATACCTAATAAGGCTTCAACGACTACGGCAAGAGGGGAGGGGAGTACCACAGgaatttcaaaatgtattaaCACTGACTCTTCATCTATTTGTCCGTCTTACTATAAGAACAATTCTAAGCAACGTTTTGCCGAAAAATGCTATGTTTATACCCAACCACAATTTACCATGACTATCCCCAAAGTATCAAATACAtttcaaagtaataataaaagagCAAATAAAACTGATATTGGTACCTTCGTAATAACAAATTCTTCTTCTCAAGATATATTAACTTcaactgaaaatataaataatttaaataaaagactaGAACAACTGGAAAAGAAAGTTCTAAAACAACAAATGCTATTCCGTTCTATAGATCTTAATATTTCATTGTCTTCGTCAGATGAAGATTCCAAAGATCGCACCATGAAAAAGACATCAAGTCAAGGGCGACCTGGATGTAGCTATGTAGAATATAGTCAAATACCTGAAACATCAGCATTCCAAAGATATACGCAGCAACCTGCTCCGTTATCAGCTAGTAAAGCTACAACTATTCAAAAAGAACATAATTCGGAGCAATATGGTCGCGATTTTACTTTGTATGATGGCATTACAGCAAGAGGTAGGCGCCAATGTGCATCCGTCCCTTGCAAAAGAGACGATGGACCGAGAATAGCTGCAGACAGAGTTCACAAAATCAGACACAAACTGAATCCAGTACGAGATTATAGACTTATGGATACAGTCCATTATTTAGCTCAAGGTGAATTTGCTCCACGCGATGATGGAATAAAATTGACGCCTTCTCGAGAAGCAGTTTTAAGTGATATAATATGGGAAGATGTTTGTCGTACTCATTGGCCCAATACTAGACTTGCACGTCGACTTGCTCACCCAGAAAGATACGGACCGAAATCAGAATTGCAGCGTTTAATAGACAGTTTACTCAAAGAACGAGTAGCTCATGTCGAAAGGAGAAGACGACGGCACTACcgaatagtaaaattaaaccaTCGTCACGAAAACTGTAGACCCATGGGTAAAACTGGAGACATAATAGTTGCTAGTCATAAGAATAAGCCATGTCATGATGATGATATAGTTCACGGCCATACATCTACAAAAACTTCAATGCAAGAAGGACGACATCAGAAAGTTTCAAGTCCTTGTAAAGCCCACAAAAGTCATGACCGTGTTGTTCTACCAGAAACAAGGCATAGACAGCAATTTAGACAAGAAGACTGTTCACCAGGACCTAGTTATTCTACACGTCATTCCCGACCAAACAGAGAACCAACATGTTGCTATCATACATCAAGCCCCTCAAATCAAATAAGAAACTCGAAACGAGTATCTAGTTCCACTCAAGAAAGTATTATGCAAGGTCTGACAAGTGATAGCAGTAACACTAATGGCAAAGTTCGCCAAAAGAATCCTCGTTTGGTTGTTACAAAAAATTCAtcacgaaaaaaatataaaaatgaagaacCTAATcttgaacattttattttattaccaactTTGGTAGTTAAAACTCCATCGAACATGAAACGccaaaaaaaattcaatgaacTGTATCATCGAATACTTAATGTACAGTTAAACAAAG ccAATGCCGCAGTTAATAAGGAAGAAGAAGATTCAAattga